The following proteins are encoded in a genomic region of Magnolia sinica isolate HGM2019 chromosome 1, MsV1, whole genome shotgun sequence:
- the LOC131255982 gene encoding probable WRKY transcription factor 50 isoform X2, whose amino-acid sequence MSDPPYPPQEPFRIRDHGFSADHLDHQMFEISDYLIGDDGSEEDSTSAMIDFSQNPVSLMDIINNSGPMNQATTPSSSMNNESSEGERIRAEIGFRIAFRTKSELEILDDGFKWRKYGKKQVKNSPNPRNYFRCSNGQCPVKKRVERDSADSSYVITTYEGVHNHESPTVIYCSPHHNFGSGSSSQMSLVGPHS is encoded by the exons ATGTCTGATCCCCCTTACCCACCACAAGAACCGTTCAGAATCCGTGATCATGGATTCTCCGCCGACCATCTTGATCACCAGATGTTCGAGATCTCTGATTATCTGATCGGAGACGATGGATCGGAGGAAGATTCTACATCAGCCATGATTGATTTTTCGCAGAATCCGGTCTCTTTGATGGACATCATCAACAATTCGGGCCCTATGAACCAGGCCACAACGCCGAGTAGTAGCAT GAATAATGAAAGCAGCGAAGGTGAGAGGATTAGAGCGGAAATCGGGTTTAGAATCGCATTTCGAACTAAATCGGAACTCGAAATCTTGGATGATGGATTCAAGTGGAGGAAGTACGGGAAGAAACAAGTCAAGAACAGCCCAAATCCAAG GAACTATTTTCGATGCTCGAATGGACAGTGCCCGGTGAAGAAGAGAGTAGAAAGAGATTCAGCCGACTCAAGCTACGTGATCACAACGTATGAGGGCGTACATAACCATGAGAGCCCAACTGTAATATACTGCAGCCCTCATCACAACTTCGGCTCGGGCTCTTCGAGCCAGATGTCtctggtgggcccacattcatgA
- the LOC131255982 gene encoding probable WRKY transcription factor 50 isoform X1: protein MSDPPYPPQEPFRIRDHGFSADHLDHQMFEISDYLIGDDGSEEDSTSAMIDFSQNPVSLMDIINNSGPMNQATTPSSSMQVNNESSEGERIRAEIGFRIAFRTKSELEILDDGFKWRKYGKKQVKNSPNPRNYFRCSNGQCPVKKRVERDSADSSYVITTYEGVHNHESPTVIYCSPHHNFGSGSSSQMSLVGPHS, encoded by the exons ATGTCTGATCCCCCTTACCCACCACAAGAACCGTTCAGAATCCGTGATCATGGATTCTCCGCCGACCATCTTGATCACCAGATGTTCGAGATCTCTGATTATCTGATCGGAGACGATGGATCGGAGGAAGATTCTACATCAGCCATGATTGATTTTTCGCAGAATCCGGTCTCTTTGATGGACATCATCAACAATTCGGGCCCTATGAACCAGGCCACAACGCCGAGTAGTAGCATGCAAGT GAATAATGAAAGCAGCGAAGGTGAGAGGATTAGAGCGGAAATCGGGTTTAGAATCGCATTTCGAACTAAATCGGAACTCGAAATCTTGGATGATGGATTCAAGTGGAGGAAGTACGGGAAGAAACAAGTCAAGAACAGCCCAAATCCAAG GAACTATTTTCGATGCTCGAATGGACAGTGCCCGGTGAAGAAGAGAGTAGAAAGAGATTCAGCCGACTCAAGCTACGTGATCACAACGTATGAGGGCGTACATAACCATGAGAGCCCAACTGTAATATACTGCAGCCCTCATCACAACTTCGGCTCGGGCTCTTCGAGCCAGATGTCtctggtgggcccacattcatgA